Proteins from one Streptosporangium becharense genomic window:
- a CDS encoding HPr family phosphocarrier protein: MAERQVTVASEVGLHARPAATFVQTAAKASLDVTVAKGSGKPVNAKSILAVLSLDVRQGDTVVIRAEGEGADDLVDQLAGIASAP; the protein is encoded by the coding sequence GTGGCCGAGCGCCAAGTCACCGTTGCGTCCGAGGTCGGCCTGCACGCCCGCCCCGCGGCCACCTTCGTGCAGACCGCCGCCAAGGCGTCCCTGGACGTCACCGTCGCCAAGGGGAGCGGCAAGCCGGTGAACGCCAAGAGCATCCTCGCGGTGCTCTCACTCGACGTCCGCCAGGGCGACACCGTGGTGATCAGGGCGGAGGGTGAGGGAGCCGACGACCTGGTCGACCAACTCGCCGGTATCGCATCGGCACCATGA